The genomic stretch AGTGCAGATTCCGTGCCTGGCTGCTCAGCCCGTGAGCAGTGGGCGCTTGCGCCTTCAATCGCGTGCCTCCTCGACAACGTGGCTCTCTCCCGGGGCCCCCGCTCCGTCGGTGTCCGTCTGTGGGATGGTCTGCTCCGCTGTACGTTCCGCGATCTCGGCCTCGACGTCGCGCCGGCCGTCCCGCGCCCCCTGCTGGAAGCCGCCGAGCCGGGCCCGCAGGGCTTCGGCGTTGGCCGCCGCGTTGCCCGTACGGGGTGCGGCGGGGGGCTTCCGCGCCACGATCCGGGGCGTGCGCTTGGGCAGGCCCTGGTCGGTCAGCCGACGTGGCGCACCGGCGCCGTGGCCGGTGGTCGTGTCCGCGGCGGGCGCCGCCGGGCCGGGAACCGCCGCCCCGGGCGCCGGGTGCGCCGCTTCCGCGGGCCGGGTGTGCTCGGCCGTCTCCTTGGCGTACGGGCCGGGTGACTGCGGACCGTACGGGCTCGCGGCGGGCGTCGTCTCTCCGCCCGCTGTCGCTCCCCTTGCCGTGTCCACCGCCGCGTCCACGGGCGTGACCGGCTTGGCGGTCTGCTTCCCGGTCTGCGCCGCGGCCTGTGCTGCGGCCTGCCGCTCCGCGGCCCGTGCTGCGGCTGCTTCCGGAGCCGGGGCTGACGGCATGGCCGCGGCTGAAGCCGGGGCTGCCGGAGCGGCGGCTGCCGGAGCCGCGGTCTCCTCCGTACCGTGCGCGACACCGTCGGCCGTCCCGCCCTGCTCCAGACGCGGCAGTCGCGTCTGGAGCGTGTTGGAGTTGGCCTCGGCGACCGAACCGGGAAGGTTCTGGATGGCGCCCTCGCCGGGCGGGGCGGGCGCGACGGCGCCCGGGGCCGGCCGGGCCGGCAGGATGGCCGCGGGCAGCACGACGACCGCCGTGATCCCGCCCTGCTTCTGGTCCCGCAGCTGTACGCGCACACCGTGGCGCGCGGCGAGCCGTACGACGACGTACAGGCCGAGGCCCAGCGTCTCGTCCACCGGATCCGGATGGTCGTCGCTTCCGGCGGCGGCGGCGAGGCGGTCGTTCAGCTCCGCCAGCCGCTCCTCGGTCATCCCTATGCCCTGGTCCTGCACCGAGAGCATGACCTCGCCGCTCTCCAGCAGCCAGCCGGACAGCTCCACATGGGAGTCCGGCGGCGAGAAGGCGGTGGCGTTCTCCAGCAGCTCCGCGACGAGGTGGCTGAGGTCGTCGGCGGCGAAACCGGCGACCTGGGAGTGCGGCGGCAGCGACTGGACGCGGACCCGCTCGTACTGCTCGATCTCGCTGACCGAGGCGCGCAGCACGTCCAGCAGCGGGACCGGCGCCGCGTGCGCGGTGCCGTGCTCGGCACCGGCCAGCACGAGGAGGTTCTCGCTGTTGCGCCGCATCCGGGCGGCGAAGTGGTCCAGCTTGAAGAGGGTCTCCAGCCGGTCGGGGTCCTGCTCCTTCTGCTCCAGCGACTCGATGACGGTCAGCTGGCGCTCCACCAGGCCCAGGGTGCGCAGCGCGAGGTTGACGAACCGGCCCTGCACGCCGGTGCGC from Streptomyces albofaciens JCM 4342 encodes the following:
- a CDS encoding sensor histidine kinase, giving the protein MRAAVRKKRLRDGAVEPGSPAGSGTGTAPGGTPGVPGAPAGRPARVRNRLVGAVAVAALAVLGAGAPAVVSAVDDVHDSQRLVDLAGLNAHAVTLAHSLADERDAMTEFVAGGRSAKNGGAGVTEAQRARVDRQISELRAVANGAAGADAAYRAADKLLAALPQTRQKALSGPGQVTETFEAYTAAVQALGALSDAIARDLPARANEVAPDLRALPQLGRATDQAAAARALLVPALAAGGPQAKLTALAQQASVREQAALAAFKQSASPKARDSYDRAVNGGDVNTAEDFLAKLTDQPRLDADDQKLSSARVKTALTARIGLMRGVEASMATADIDRLGALRDDDVTALEIRIALAGVCLLLAVGASVSAWRSVTRPLAALRLGARRVAADPAGESPVAFKGRNDEFADAVRSVNALHAQVGEVSRRVAELEAERARLIGGRKRLVAERDALQEERAALRQEITDLTGRMTALRTGVQGRFVNLALRTLGLVERQLTVIESLEQKEQDPDRLETLFKLDHFAARMRRNSENLLVLAGAEHGTAHAAPVPLLDVLRASVSEIEQYERVRVQSLPPHSQVAGFAADDLSHLVAELLENATAFSPPDSHVELSGWLLESGEVMLSVQDQGIGMTEERLAELNDRLAAAAGSDDHPDPVDETLGLGLYVVVRLAARHGVRVQLRDQKQGGITAVVVLPAAILPARPAPGAVAPAPPGEGAIQNLPGSVAEANSNTLQTRLPRLEQGGTADGVAHGTEETAAPAAAAPAAPASAAAMPSAPAPEAAAARAAERQAAAQAAAQTGKQTAKPVTPVDAAVDTARGATAGGETTPAASPYGPQSPGPYAKETAEHTRPAEAAHPAPGAAVPGPAAPAADTTTGHGAGAPRRLTDQGLPKRTPRIVARKPPAAPRTGNAAANAEALRARLGGFQQGARDGRRDVEAEIAERTAEQTIPQTDTDGAGAPGESHVVEEARD